The proteins below come from a single candidate division KSB1 bacterium genomic window:
- a CDS encoding four helix bundle protein: MAKSYRDYEIWQMAHELAVRVHKMTLAKLPKFEMFEEASQIRRSSKSISSNIVEGFGRKRYKNDFIRFLIYALASCDETRDHVEFLYETGSLKDESIFQDLGKQYDILGKKINTFLKRVIEQHLAPKEVSGQ, encoded by the coding sequence ATGGCAAAGAGCTATCGGGATTATGAGATTTGGCAAATGGCGCATGAATTGGCGGTTCGAGTTCATAAAATGACATTGGCGAAATTACCAAAGTTTGAAATGTTTGAGGAAGCCAGTCAGATCCGTCGCTCCTCGAAGTCGATTTCAAGCAACATCGTCGAAGGTTTTGGCAGGAAGAGGTATAAGAATGACTTTATTAGATTTTTGATTTACGCGCTGGCTTCTTGCGATGAAACGCGTGATCACGTGGAGTTTTTATATGAAACAGGTTCTTTAAAAGATGAATCGATTTTTCAGGATCTGGGGAAGCAATATGATATTCTGGGAAAGAAGATTAATACCTTTTTGAAAAGGGTTATCGAACAACATTTAGCTCCAAAAGAAGTTTCTGGACAATAA